GCGTCCGACGAGCTGACGATCGATCCGCGCGCTATCGTGCAGCTCGGTGCAAATCACATGCAGGCCACCCAGTTCGCGCATGCCAGGAGCCAGTTTGATGTCGGTACCACGACCGGCCATGTTCGTGGCGACAGTCACTTTGAATTGTTCGCCCGCGAGCGCCACGATCTCTGCTTCGCGCTCCACCTCGTTGGCATTGAGCACGCGGTGGGTGATGCCAGCGGCGGTGAGGAGCCGCGAGAGATGCATCGATTTATCGATGCTCTTGGTGCCGATCAGCACCGGGCGACCCACCTGGTTCATCGCCTTCACATCTTCCACCACAGCGGCCCATTTTTCGTCCTCGGTGCCGAAGACCAAATCGGGCAAGCGCTTGCGCTGCGACGGGCGATTCGTCGGAATCGGCACCACGCGCATCTTGTAGACTTTGCGAAATTCGTTGGTGGCCGACATCGCCGTACCGGTCATCCCCGCGATGTGCTTATAGCGCAGAAACAGATCTTGCACCGTGATGCGGGCCGCTTGTCCCGTGGCGACTGAAACTTCGATCTTCTCTTTCGCTTCAATCGCTTGATGAATGCCATCGCGCCATTTGCGACCTTCGGCCAAACGGCCGGTGTTTTCGTCGACAATTGTGATCTCGCCGTCGATCACCACGTAGTGCCGGTTGAGCAAATAATCGCGCGCTACTTTTATGGCCCGCTCGATGTACTGATACAGATCGACGAGCCCCATCGTGCTCAGCAGTTCGGGCTTTGGCAGCGCGCGCAGCAGCTGGCGACCAGCTGCAGTGAGCTCGACTTTTTTATCTTCGTCGTCGTAGTCGTAGTGCTTCTCTTCGAGGAACTGCGATTGCACTTCAGCCGCCCAGCGATAGGTGGCAACAATCCGGTCGATCGCTTTATCGCCAAGCGCGCCGATGATCAGCGGCGTGCGTGCTTCGTCGATCAAAATGCTGTCGGCTTCGTCGACCAGGCAGAAGTGCGCTTCGCGCTGCACCGGCTGTTCGCTGTTGGCGTCGGCTCCGACACCGGTGAATTGCCCCAGCAAACTCCCTTGCGCGGCGCCGAGCCTGCGGAGCAGCAAGCGATCGCGCAAGAAGTCGAAGCCAAATTCTTTGGCGGTGCCGTAGGTGATGTCGCAGCCGTACGCCTTGCGGCGGGCGTCGGATTTATCTTTGGTCAGCACCACGCCGGTGGTGAGTCCCAGCATGGCATAGACCGGGCGCATCATGTTGGCATCGCGCTCGGCCAGGTAGTCGTTCACGGTCGCCAGATGCGACCCTTTCCCCACCAGCGCGTGGAGATACATCGGCAGCGTGGCGGTGAGCGTTTTACCTTCACCCGTTTCCATTTCGGCAATCGAGCCGTGAAACAGGGCAATGCCGCCAATCATTTGCACGTCGTAGTGACGCTGGCCAATCACGCGGCGCGATGCTTCGCGCACCAGCGCATAGGCCTCGGGCAACAGCGTGGCGAGTTTCTCGCCACTTTTGGCGCGATACTTCAGCGAGAGGCTCCGCTTACGCAGCTCGCGATCATCCTCGGCAACGAGGGTCTCTTCAAACGCCGCGATTTGCGGAAGCACCTGCCCCCAACGGGCGAGACGACTTTGCACGGGACCACCGAGCAAGGAGAGCACCTGGGCTCGCCAGCCTGTAGGAAGACCGTGAATCGTGGGAGGGTTGGTCATGATGTTTCGCAGTGGTGGCAAAGTGCCGATGTCGGAAACCGGCAGAGAAGCGTACGTCATTAATCTTAGAAAATTCGGGGAACTGCGTCGTGAGTTTTGTCCGGGAATTCCCGGCAAATCCGCACAATCGTCACCCTGAAAAGTGCAGCCAGCAGCAAGAGTTTCCGGCGGTTCCGAGCCCACCGGCGCTCCCCTGCGGCGGTTATACGAACCGCAAGTCGGTCTGGTTGTCGTCCTGGGAAAAGCCCCGCCTCGCCCCTCGCATTTCTTCCCTCCTCTGCTTTCCCCTCGCCTCTCGTCTCCTGCCTCCCACCCCTTCGCCCTGCTAGCCCGCTGCACTGCATCGCTAGCAAAACTTTCCCACTACAAACGCTACAGCCGGAATATTTTCTCAATCGATTGCTACCCGACCGCCGAAGATTACCCCACAGCGAACCCTGGGCAAGATTTGCCGATTGCAAGGACTGTTCAGGGGTAAGACGGCTCGGAACGGCTTTGCACAGGACGGGCAAAGTGCGTCGAGTTTGACGGTCGTCCGTGACCTTGCTGGATTTTCCGGTTCTGCCGGTCGATCCCAATCATGCAACTGGCGACACTTTTTTGAGCGAGCTGATTCCCATGAAGTCGACCTCGATGTTCTCCGCCGCGATGGCCTGGCTGGCTCTCACTGCCTCGGCTGCGGTCGCACAGACGATGGAACAGCCTGCTTCGTACGTGGAGCCTGCCTCCTACGGCGAATCTGGCAGTGGGGCCATGACCGCTGCCTACGAAGAGCCCACCCAGCGCACCGGACCAATGGTGCAACTCGCCTCGTGGTGGAACAACACCGCCGGTGGTGCCAGTGCCAACTGCACCGACACTGCACCCTCGTGTGGCGATGTGCTCGGCTACGGTCCAGCCTCGGAATATTGCGGCGAGATGTGTAACCCACGTTGCCGCTCGCTCGATCTGTGGGGGAACGTCGAGTTCCTGATGTGGTGGGGCAAAGGGACCGACCTGCCGCCACTGGTTGGCACCAGCACCGATTCTGCGACACCACGCGGCGATGCTGCGGTCCTGGGCCGCCCTAACTACGAAAACCTCTTCGGCGGCGATACCTACGGCAACGAACTGCAAGTCGGTGGACGCTTTACCGCCGGTCTCTGGCTCGATCCGCATCACACCTTGGGCTGGGGCACCCGCTTCATGGCTTTGGGTGGCGACGATGCCAACTTTGCGGCTGCCAGCACGGGGGACCAAGGATCTCAAATTCTCGGTCGGCCGTTCTTCAACGCCCTGCTCGCCACCGAAGACTCGCTGCTGATCGCCTACTTCGATGAACTGCAAGGCGATCCGATTGCCGGTGGCAGTGTGAACGCCAGCTTCAGCAACAGCTTCCTGTCGGCAGAAACGTTCTTCCGCGTGATGATGGAAAACGATGGCCGCCGTCGGGTCGACCTCTTGGCCGGTTATCAAATGCTCCGCCTCGACGACGCCTTCCAAGTCAACAGCTTCCACACCAGCCGCGATCCACTCTCGCTGATTCCTGTCGGCACCACATTCGACATCACCGACCGCATCCGTGCGAAGAATGAATTTCACGGTGGTATGTTCGGCTTGCAGAGCTCGCTGCAGAACGGACAGTGGTCGATCGACAGCATCGCCAAGATGAGCGTCGGCAATATGAACCAGAAGATCGAAATGTTCGGTCAAACGCTGGTCGACGGTGTCGCAGCTCCCGGTGGTGGTTTGCTCGTACAACCGACCAACGCCACACCTCCGACTCGCGAACGCGACAAGTGGGCTTTCATCCCTGAAATCAGCC
This window of the Pirellula staleyi DSM 6068 genome carries:
- a CDS encoding preprotein translocase subunit SecA; this translates as MTYASLPVSDIGTLPPLRNIMTNPPTIHGLPTGWRAQVLSLLGGPVQSRLARWGQVLPQIAAFEETLVAEDDRELRKRSLSLKYRAKSGEKLATLLPEAYALVREASRRVIGQRHYDVQMIGGIALFHGSIAEMETGEGKTLTATLPMYLHALVGKGSHLATVNDYLAERDANMMRPVYAMLGLTTGVVLTKDKSDARRKAYGCDITYGTAKEFGFDFLRDRLLLRRLGAAQGSLLGQFTGVGADANSEQPVQREAHFCLVDEADSILIDEARTPLIIGALGDKAIDRIVATYRWAAEVQSQFLEEKHYDYDDEDKKVELTAAGRQLLRALPKPELLSTMGLVDLYQYIERAIKVARDYLLNRHYVVIDGEITIVDENTGRLAEGRKWRDGIHQAIEAKEKIEVSVATGQAARITVQDLFLRYKHIAGMTGTAMSATNEFRKVYKMRVVPIPTNRPSQRKRLPDLVFGTEDEKWAAVVEDVKAMNQVGRPVLIGTKSIDKSMHLSRLLTAAGITHRVLNANEVEREAEIVALAGEQFKVTVATNMAGRGTDIKLAPGMRELGGLHVICTELHDSARIDRQLVGRCGRQGDPGTTRQYMSLDDDVIKSGYGPEVAERMEQWGKTAGPAAQRQVGMIFRAQQRVERKHLRDRFALLHHEKERKKMQLEMGQDPYLDTPD
- a CDS encoding BBP7 family outer membrane beta-barrel protein, translating into MKSTSMFSAAMAWLALTASAAVAQTMEQPASYVEPASYGESGSGAMTAAYEEPTQRTGPMVQLASWWNNTAGGASANCTDTAPSCGDVLGYGPASEYCGEMCNPRCRSLDLWGNVEFLMWWGKGTDLPPLVGTSTDSATPRGDAAVLGRPNYENLFGGDTYGNELQVGGRFTAGLWLDPHHTLGWGTRFMALGGDDANFAAASTGDQGSQILGRPFFNALLATEDSLLIAYFDELQGDPIAGGSVNASFSNSFLSAETFFRVMMENDGRRRVDLLAGYQMLRLDDAFQVNSFHTSRDPLSLIPVGTTFDITDRIRAKNEFHGGMFGLQSSLQNGQWSIDSIAKMSVGNMNQKIEMFGQTLVDGVAAPGGGLLVQPTNATPPTRERDKWAFIPEISLALAYHPTQNLSFSVGYNIIWMSDVVTSGDQVDRNVNITQVNGPLIGPAVPAPRFVDSDYWLQGINFSMNYDF